One window of Enterobacter sp. RHBSTW-00175 genomic DNA carries:
- a CDS encoding PadR family transcriptional regulator, protein MRHAHEGGGRRQRFFGHGELRLVILDILTRNASHGYELIKEIENMTQGNYTPSPGVIYPTLDFLQDQTFITITEEETGRKKIAITLAGQHWLDENLEHLENIQLRIKARCVGFQLRKNPQMKRALDNFKAVLDLRVNQGELSDAQLKQIIGVIDRAALEISQLD, encoded by the coding sequence ATGCGACACGCACATGAAGGCGGTGGACGCCGCCAGCGATTTTTCGGCCACGGCGAACTGCGGTTGGTGATTCTGGATATTCTGACCCGCAATGCGAGCCACGGTTACGAGCTGATAAAAGAGATTGAGAACATGACTCAGGGGAACTATACCCCAAGTCCCGGCGTCATCTACCCGACCCTCGATTTCTTGCAGGATCAGACCTTTATCACCATTACGGAAGAAGAAACCGGGCGCAAAAAGATTGCCATTACCCTGGCCGGGCAACACTGGCTGGATGAAAATCTGGAACATCTGGAGAACATTCAGCTGCGGATCAAAGCCCGCTGCGTTGGCTTCCAGTTGCGAAAAAACCCGCAGATGAAGCGGGCTCTGGATAACTTCAAGGCCGTGCTGGACCTCAGGGTCAATCAGGGAGAACTCAGCGACGCGCAGCTTAAGCAGATCATCGGCGTTATCGACCGCGCGGCGCTGGAGATCTCCCAGTTGGATTAA
- a CDS encoding methyl-accepting chemotaxis protein gives MFLHDVKIGTKLFLAFGFFIVLMVVSATLSLLSLNRANNGMHTIITNDYPTTVKANELIDNFQEFISTQQLMLLDEQGKYTAQSQQRLKEISEHITVILGDLNNELHDRKSQQVLADIRGVRQQYLDSRYRILQAVQNNDRAGAIQEMMTNTINLQKAYKDKVKELISVQNGQMQSAGAQVNSDFRSNRLWLIIITLFSVGAGSLIGWYIVRSITRPLGTAVAFAEAIAQGDLTRNITSHGNDETGHLLNALMEMKTRLQEIVQQVQTGSENISSAAAQIVAGNQDLAARTEEQASSVEQTAASMEQITATVKNTASHTGEATNLSADAAMVVKNNGEMMKQVTSKMRLINETSNRMSDIIDLIDAIAFQTNILALNAAVEAARAGEHGRGFAVVAGEVRQLAQKSASSASEIRQLIESSTSQTQDGMNLVEKASGLINGMVGNVEEMDVILREIRQASHEQTEGISQINSAIGLIDATTQQNSALVEESVAAAASLNEQATQLKELVKVFRVNEYAPA, from the coding sequence ATGTTCTTACATGACGTAAAGATCGGCACGAAATTATTTCTGGCGTTTGGATTCTTTATTGTGTTGATGGTGGTAAGTGCAACCTTGTCTCTGCTGAGCCTGAACCGGGCCAACAACGGGATGCACACCATCATCACCAATGATTATCCGACCACGGTAAAAGCAAACGAGTTAATCGATAACTTCCAGGAATTTATTAGCACTCAGCAGCTCATGTTGCTGGATGAGCAGGGCAAGTACACCGCGCAGTCCCAGCAGCGCCTGAAAGAGATCAGTGAACATATCACTGTTATCCTGGGCGACCTGAATAACGAACTGCACGATCGAAAATCTCAGCAGGTTCTGGCCGATATTCGCGGGGTGCGCCAGCAGTATCTCGACTCCCGCTACCGCATTTTGCAGGCCGTACAGAACAACGATCGCGCAGGTGCCATTCAGGAGATGATGACCAACACCATCAACCTGCAAAAGGCCTACAAGGATAAAGTGAAGGAGCTTATCAGCGTTCAAAACGGCCAGATGCAAAGCGCCGGCGCGCAGGTGAATAGTGATTTCAGAAGCAACCGTCTGTGGCTGATTATTATCACGCTGTTCAGCGTGGGCGCTGGCAGCCTGATTGGCTGGTACATTGTCCGCTCGATTACCCGTCCACTGGGTACCGCGGTAGCATTTGCCGAAGCGATTGCACAAGGTGACCTGACGCGCAATATCACCTCTCACGGTAACGATGAAACCGGCCATCTGCTCAATGCGCTGATGGAGATGAAAACCCGCTTGCAGGAGATAGTGCAGCAGGTGCAGACCGGCTCAGAAAACATTTCCAGCGCTGCCGCGCAGATTGTCGCCGGTAACCAGGATTTAGCCGCACGAACAGAAGAGCAGGCCAGCTCTGTAGAACAGACTGCGGCATCGATGGAGCAAATCACGGCAACGGTAAAAAATACCGCATCACATACCGGGGAAGCGACCAACCTCTCTGCCGATGCGGCCATGGTGGTAAAAAACAACGGCGAGATGATGAAGCAGGTGACCAGCAAAATGCGCCTGATTAACGAAACGTCGAACCGGATGTCCGACATTATCGACCTGATCGACGCCATTGCCTTCCAGACCAATATTCTGGCGCTGAATGCGGCAGTGGAAGCAGCGCGTGCGGGTGAGCACGGTCGTGGCTTTGCTGTGGTCGCCGGTGAAGTGCGCCAGCTGGCACAGAAGAGTGCCTCTTCTGCCAGTGAGATCCGCCAGCTGATTGAAAGCTCAACCAGCCAGACGCAGGACGGGATGAACCTGGTAGAGAAAGCCAGTGGGCTTATCAACGGCATGGTCGGCAACGTGGAAGAGATGGACGTCATCCTGCGGGAGATCCGTCAGGCAAGCCATGAGCAGACTGAAGGAATTTCGCAGATTAACAGCGCGATTGGCCTGATTGACGCCACCACTCAGCAGAACTCGGCGCTGGTGGAGGAGTCTGTCGCGGCGGCTGCATCGCTTAACGAGCAAGCGACGCAACTGAAAGAGTTGGTAAAAGTCTTCCGCGTGAACGAGTACGCACCGGCTTAA
- a CDS encoding PAS domain-containing methyl-accepting chemotaxis protein gives MSSPSYVTQNEYPLDDDTTLMSTTDLHSYMTHTNDTFVQVSGYSLKELLAQPHNLVRHPDMPKAAFADMWYTLQKGEPWSGIVKNRRKNGDHYWVRANAVPMVRHGQVTGYMSIRTKATAEEIATVEPLYQALNDGRCNKRIHKGLVVRKSWLGKLPAMPLRWRVRSVMAALFAVMAATLWATSAGWASFVAAAVVMLLGTLLFEQQIVRPVENVARQALKVATGDRNTVQHLNRSDELGLTLRAVGQLGLMCRWLINDVSSQVVSVRNGSDRLAQGNEDLNDRTRQTVTNVQQTVATMNQMAASVQSNSETAAEVDKLSMAASSAATEGGNAMQTVVKTMDDIADSTQRIGSITSLINDIAFQTNILALNAAVEAARAGEQGKGFAVVAGEVRHLASRSANAANDIRKLIDASASKVQSGSDQVHAAGRTMDDIVEQVKNVTQLIAQISHSTSEQATGLSELTRAVAELDSITQKNADLVEESAQISAMVKHRAGRLEDAVTVLH, from the coding sequence ATGTCCTCTCCATCCTATGTCACCCAGAACGAATATCCTCTGGACGATGACACCACCTTAATGTCGACCACCGACCTGCACAGCTACATGACCCATACCAACGACACCTTTGTTCAGGTGAGTGGGTATTCACTCAAGGAACTGCTGGCACAGCCACATAATCTGGTGCGCCACCCGGACATGCCAAAAGCGGCCTTTGCCGATATGTGGTACACGCTACAAAAGGGTGAGCCGTGGAGCGGGATTGTCAAAAACCGCCGTAAAAATGGCGACCACTATTGGGTGCGCGCAAACGCGGTGCCGATGGTGCGTCACGGCCAGGTCACAGGGTATATGTCGATTCGCACCAAAGCGACGGCTGAAGAGATTGCCACCGTGGAGCCTTTATATCAGGCACTGAATGACGGGCGCTGCAACAAGCGGATCCACAAAGGGCTGGTGGTACGCAAAAGCTGGCTTGGCAAACTGCCTGCAATGCCGCTGCGCTGGCGGGTACGCAGTGTGATGGCGGCGCTGTTTGCGGTGATGGCGGCAACACTTTGGGCAACATCCGCAGGCTGGGCATCCTTCGTGGCGGCGGCTGTCGTAATGCTGCTGGGGACCCTGCTGTTTGAGCAGCAAATTGTCCGCCCGGTAGAAAACGTGGCGCGTCAGGCTTTGAAGGTCGCAACCGGGGATCGCAACACCGTGCAGCACCTTAATCGCAGCGATGAGCTGGGGCTGACTTTACGGGCGGTGGGGCAACTTGGGTTGATGTGCCGCTGGTTGATTAATGACGTATCAAGCCAGGTGGTCAGCGTGCGCAATGGCAGCGACAGGCTGGCGCAGGGCAATGAGGATCTCAACGACCGCACGCGCCAGACCGTCACCAACGTGCAGCAGACCGTGGCGACAATGAACCAGATGGCGGCCTCGGTACAAAGCAATTCTGAAACGGCCGCCGAAGTGGATAAGCTTTCCATGGCCGCCAGCAGTGCGGCAACCGAAGGCGGAAATGCGATGCAGACTGTGGTGAAAACCATGGACGATATCGCTGACAGCACTCAGCGGATCGGCTCGATTACCTCGCTTATCAACGACATTGCGTTCCAGACTAATATTCTGGCGTTGAACGCGGCGGTAGAGGCAGCAAGAGCGGGCGAGCAGGGTAAAGGCTTTGCGGTGGTGGCAGGCGAAGTTCGCCACCTGGCCAGCCGAAGCGCCAATGCGGCCAACGATATTCGTAAGCTTATTGATGCCAGCGCCAGCAAGGTACAGTCGGGCTCCGACCAGGTTCACGCCGCAGGCCGCACGATGGACGACATCGTGGAGCAGGTGAAGAACGTGACTCAGCTAATCGCGCAGATTAGCCATTCGACCTCTGAGCAGGCAACCGGGTTATCGGAGCTGACCCGCGCAGTGGCAGAGCTGGACAGTATTACCCAGAAAAATGCCGACCTGGTAGAAGAGAGCGCGCAGATCTCCGCCATGGTTAAACACCGTGCCGGGCGCCTGGAAGACGCGGTGACTGTGCTGCATTGA
- the ygjG gene encoding putrescine aminotransferase — translation MNRLPSSASALACTAHALNLIEKRTLDHEEMKQLNREVIDYFKEHVNPGFLEYRKSVTAGGDYGAVEWQAGSLNTLVDTQGQEFIDCLGGFGIFNVGHRNPVVVSAVQNQLAKQPLHSQELLDPLRAMLAKTLAALTPGKLKYSFFSNSGTESVEAALKLAKAYQSPRGKFTFIATSGAFHGKSLGSLSATAKSTFRKPFMPLLPGFRHVPFGDINAMRTMLSECRKTGDDVAAVILEPIQGEGGVILPPPGYLPAVRQLCDEFGALLILDEVQTGMGRTGKMFACEHENVQPDILCLAKALGGGVMPIGATVATEEVFSVLFDNPFLHTTTFGGNPLSCAAALATINVLLEQNLPAQAEQKGDMLLDGFRQLGREYPDLVQEARGKGMLMAIEFVDNETGYSFASEMFRQRVLVAGTLNNSKTIRVEPPLTLTIEQCELVLKAARKALAAMRVSVEEA, via the coding sequence TTGAACAGGTTACCTTCCAGCGCCTCGGCTCTTGCCTGTACCGCGCACGCATTGAATCTCATTGAGAAGCGAACGCTTGATCATGAGGAGATGAAACAACTTAACCGAGAGGTCATCGATTACTTTAAAGAGCATGTAAATCCTGGTTTTTTGGAGTATCGCAAATCTGTTACCGCCGGCGGGGATTACGGAGCCGTAGAGTGGCAAGCGGGAAGTCTGAACACGCTTGTCGACACCCAGGGACAGGAATTTATAGATTGCCTGGGTGGTTTTGGCATTTTCAACGTGGGGCACCGTAATCCAGTTGTGGTTTCCGCCGTACAGAATCAACTCGCGAAACAACCTCTTCATAGCCAGGAACTGCTCGACCCACTTCGCGCCATGCTGGCGAAAACGCTGGCGGCCTTAACGCCCGGCAAACTGAAATACAGCTTCTTTAGTAATAGCGGCACGGAATCGGTCGAAGCGGCGCTGAAACTCGCCAAAGCGTACCAGTCGCCGCGCGGCAAATTCACCTTTATTGCCACCAGTGGCGCATTCCACGGTAAGTCGTTAGGCTCGCTGTCCGCGACCGCGAAATCTACCTTCCGCAAACCGTTCATGCCGCTGCTGCCTGGCTTCCGCCATGTGCCATTTGGCGACATTAACGCTATGCGCACCATGCTCAGCGAGTGCCGTAAAACCGGCGACGACGTAGCGGCGGTGATCCTGGAGCCAATTCAGGGTGAAGGCGGCGTGATCCTGCCACCGCCGGGCTATCTGCCTGCCGTGCGTCAGCTGTGCGATGAGTTTGGTGCTCTGCTTATTCTTGACGAAGTGCAGACCGGCATGGGCCGCACCGGCAAGATGTTTGCCTGCGAGCATGAAAATGTGCAGCCAGACATCCTGTGCCTTGCGAAAGCGCTCGGCGGCGGTGTGATGCCGATTGGTGCCACAGTTGCTACCGAAGAGGTGTTCTCGGTGTTGTTTGATAACCCATTCCTGCACACCACCACCTTCGGCGGTAACCCGCTCTCCTGTGCGGCAGCACTGGCCACCATCAACGTGCTGCTTGAGCAAAACCTGCCTGCGCAGGCGGAGCAGAAAGGCGACATGCTGCTGGATGGCTTCCGCCAGCTGGGTCGTGAATATCCTGACCTGGTGCAGGAAGCACGCGGCAAAGGGATGCTGATGGCAATTGAGTTTGTCGATAACGAAACCGGCTACAGCTTCGCAAGCGAGATGTTCCGCCAGCGGGTACTGGTGGCTGGTACGCTCAACAACTCAAAAACCATCCGTGTTGAACCACCGCTGACGCTCACCATTGAACAGTGTGAACTGGTGCTGAAAGCGGCGCGTAAAGCGCTGGCCGCGATGCGGGTCAGTGTGGAAGAGGCGTAA
- the lsrG gene encoding (4S)-4-hydroxy-5-phosphonooxypentane-2,3-dione isomerase — protein sequence MNVTLVEINIKPERVDEFLEVFRANHEGAIQEPGNLRFDVLQDPRVKTRFFIYEAYKDEEAVLAHKKTPHYLACVDKLEALMSEPRKKRSFVGLLPA from the coding sequence ATGAACGTGACGTTAGTGGAGATCAACATCAAGCCTGAACGGGTGGACGAATTTCTGGAGGTGTTTCGCGCCAACCACGAAGGCGCGATTCAGGAGCCGGGGAACCTGCGTTTTGATGTACTGCAGGACCCACGCGTGAAAACCCGGTTCTTTATCTACGAGGCCTACAAGGACGAAGAGGCGGTGTTGGCCCATAAGAAAACGCCGCACTACCTGGCGTGCGTGGATAAGCTCGAGGCGTTGATGTCAGAGCCGCGTAAGAAACGCAGTTTTGTGGGGTTGTTACCGGCGTAA